From the genome of Chelonoidis abingdonii isolate Lonesome George chromosome 25, CheloAbing_2.0, whole genome shotgun sequence, one region includes:
- the LOC116836574 gene encoding olfactory receptor 14A16-like encodes MSNQTTMTEFLLLSFSDAQELQILHFVVFLGIFLAALKGNLLIITTIALDHHLHTPMYFFLMNLSMIDLGFISITVPKSMANSLLNSRLISYSGCIDQVFLFIFFAAVDLGFLTIMAYDHYVAICKPLHYESLMNRRACIEMAASALISGIFCSALHTGNIFALTFCGGNMVDQFFCEIPQLFKLTCSDSYLNEVGVIVFFACLNISCFVLIIVSYVQIFTTVLKIPSEWGWHKAISTCLPHLIVVFLFVCTGTFAYVKPPSICLSGLDIVVGVLYSVVPPVMNPIIYSLGNKEIKGALRKLTR; translated from the coding sequence ATGTCCAACCAAACTACCATGACTGAATTCCTTCTCCTGAGCTTCTCTGATGCTCAAGAGCTGCAGATTTTAcactttgtggtgtttctagGGATTTTCCTGGCAGCCCTGAAGGGGAACCTCCTCATTATTACAACTATAGCCCTGGACCACCatcttcacacccccatgtacttcttcttGATGAATTTGTCCATGATAGACCTTGGATTCATCTCCATCACTGTCCCCAAGTCCATGGCCAATTCCCTATTGAACAGCAGATTGATTTCTTATTCTGGGTGCATTGACCAAGtctttctcttcattttctttgctGCAGTTGACCTTGGTTTTCTCACCATCATGGCATATGACCACTATGTTGCCATCTGCAAACCACTACACTATGAGTCTCTGATGAACAGGAGAGCTTGTATTGAAATGGCAGCCAGTGCTTTGATCAGTGGTATTTTCTGCTCTGCACTGCACACTGGGAACATATTTGCATTAACCTTCTGTGGAGGCAACATGGTGGATCAATTCTTCTGTGAAATCCCACAGCTATTCAAGCTCACTTGCTCTGACTCATATCTCAATGAAGTTGGGGTTATTGTCTTTTTTGCATGTTTAAATATAAGctgctttgttttaataattGTGTCATATGTTCAGATCTTCACCACGGTGCTGAAAATCCCCTCAGAGTGGGGCTGGCATAAAGCCAtctccacctgcctccctcacctCATTGTGGTCTTCTTGTTTGTTTGCACTGGGACCTTTGCCTATGTGAAGCCCCCCTCCATCTGTCTATCAGGTCTGGATATTGTAGTTGGTGTGCTCTATTCCGTGGTGCCACCGGTCATGAATCCAATCATCTACAGCTTGGGGAACAAGGAAATTAAAGGTGCTCTGAGGAAACTGACTCGGTGA